A stretch of DNA from Gammaproteobacteria bacterium:
GTGGTGAAGCAATCGTGCGAATCAACAGCACACGCGGCACTTTTCACTTACCTGCTTCAAACAACGCGGCAAGCGGATCCCCGAGCCTGAAGCCAACCATGACTCAATCGGTTGCTACACAACCGTAGCTTCGCCCAGTCTACCTCGTCGTACCAATTCAACACCCTACCTCTACCGGCAGGGCGGTACCGACCTCTTAGAGGTAGTCAAACACCAAACCACCAACCATTTACTTGACGGGATAGGTTGGTCTCTCGTCTGCGGATAATTGACACGATCCCCATCATCTATCCATGTATCGCAAAATCCCTCTCGACCTCGATTACTTACGGTGTGAATTCAAAGATCGGAATTAATTATCAATGCGGAATTTAGATGGGCGCGATGGTAGTGAAGATTCTCGACGGCAAGCAAGTGACCGTTATCATCCAAAAAGGTACCGGTTGAAATCTGGACGGGAATCTGAGTTCCGTCGGGTCGCAAGATATCGAGATCGATGGTTATTTCTGGATTTCCGAAGGCACGTTGCGTTTGATGAAGTTGATCAGTGGGGTGGAGAGCGGTGTAATGTAACCTTCTGATATCATTCAGTGAACGTTTTAACAGATACTCTACCTGAGGATTGGCATCTAATAAACGCTCACTCTCAACATCTACCAGGATTAGACTGTCACCGCAATGAAGCCAGATCGCCTCATATTTTCTTAGAATCTTTTCTAGCATCGCTTCTTTACCTTTGGTGATTTTCAGCGAGGATCCTTACGCCTGCAAGGTAATAGCTTCCCTTTTCTTGGAACATGCTGTTGTGGAAGGCGGGGAAAATATCCGGGACCCCTGATATTACTCGTAGCGTAATGCCTCTGCCGGACGAGTAGAAGCAGCTCGCCAAGCGGGATAGAGAGTGGCTAACAGGCTTAGGGCAAAGGCAATCAAACCGATGTGGGCCACATCGGCCCAGTGTAGGTCAGAGGGTAGGCGTGAAATTGGATAGACATCTGGGGCGAGAAATTGTATTCCGAAGCGCGCCTCAATGGCAGCAACCAACGACTCTACATGGAGAGCTAGAGCGGCCCCACCAGCAATTCCGGCCAAGGTACCCACTAAACCAATTAGACCGCCCTGGACGATAAACACCGCGATTACCCCTGCACGAGTCATTCCCAAAGTACGCAGGATGGCAATTGCCGCAGCTTTGTCGGTTACGACCATAACTAGGGTACTAACGATATTAAAGGCTGCCACCCCAACGATCAATCCGAAGATGATAAACATCATTTGGCGTTGTTGGGACAGCGCGATAAAAAAGTTGGCATTCTGGCGCGTCCAATCGGAGACGGTGGCTCGCTTGGGTAGTGCCTGTGCCACTTCGTGGACAATGCGTCGGGCCTGATAAAGGTCCACTACTTTGAGACGCAACCCGCTAATTCGATCACCGAGTCCGAAGAGACGCGCAGCATCGGTAAGGTGAAGGAGGACCAATCCCGAATCATATTGGCGCATCCCCAGATCGAATAATCCGACCACAGAATGGCGACTGAGTTTGGGTAGAGCATCGGTACCTGGCGTATCCTCCCGAGCCGTAACGAGGGTTATCTGTTGCCCAATACCGACGCCGAGTCGTTCTGCCAAGACTCGCCCGAGAATGATGCCTTGTCCATTTTGAACTAAGTCCTCCAGACTACCGCTGACTAAGTGGTTACCAATATCGGCGACCTGAATCTCGGTCTTCGGTAATATTCCCCGCACCATTACACCCGATACCTTCCGACCCTCGGCAATCATTGCTCCTCCCGTGATGAAAGGTGCTACGGCCGTCACTTCAGGATGGGCTGCGGCAATGCGGGCTGCCTCTTCCCAATTACTCAGCGTGCCATTGAGGCCGCTCAGAGTGGCGTGGGCAACTGTACCCAGAATTCCCTGGCGTACCTCCTTCTCAAAACCATTCATGACCGCCACCACCGTAATGAGTACCGCTACCCCTACCGCGATACCCGCCATGGAGATCAACGAAATGAAGGAAATAAAGTGATTACGTCGTCGTGCTCGAGCGTAGCGTAATCCAATCCAGAATTGCAAGGGGAGGAACATAAAATATCAGGTCTTTATTGAAACCGCTATTGAGAAATAGATAAAACCGTGGATTAATTTGTTTCCCAATAACGGTATGGAGTAAGCAGGCAATTGTTCGCTCCCCTTTCAGTGAGCGAGAGTGAACAGTTACCTAAGTAGATGCTACGTTTGACGGATCCTTGGCATATTCGAAGGAATCAGAGTAATAATACTGCCGAGGTAGGCCACAAGCGGCAAAAGCGTCCAATCCAGCGGCAACCAGCGGTGGTGGACCGCAGGCGTAAATTTCATAACGAGATAGGTCAGGATAATCCGTCATGACGGCGCTGTGGACCAACCCGGTACGACCTTCCCAATTATCCGCTATATTCGGCTCGGAGAGTACCGGCGTATAACGGAAATTGGGATACTGTTGTGTCCATTGTCGAGGTAATTCATCCAGATAAAGGTCTGGACGTGCCCGTGCCCCCCAATACAAATGTAGCGGTCGCTTGACTCCTTCCAGAAATGCGTATTCTAGAATTGCCTTAACTGGGGCAAAGCCAGTACCACCCGCCATTAGAATTGCCGGTCGATCGGATTCTTCTTGGAAGGTGAAAGAACCTAATGGCCCCTGTATCCTCAAGATCGACTTCTCTGGCATTTCCTGAAACACCTGGCTACTAAACTGTCCCCCAGCTACTTGGCGTATGTGCAATTCTAATAATTCATCGTGTTGGGGGGGGTTGGCCAGAGAAAATGCCCGACGCCGGTTTTCGGGCAGAAGAAATTCGATGTACTGCCCCGCTAAAAATGGAAGGCGTTCGCTGGCTGGTAACCTCAGGAATAAACGGATCACCTCGGGGGCAAGCAGTTCTTTCTTCTCTACGCGGCAGGGTAAGATTCGTACCTGAATATCTTTGGCCTGCTTTACCTCACGCACCTGGAGGTGTAGATCGCTACGAGGTAAGGCCTTACACAAAAGGGCCACCCCTGCCTTCTGCTCAGCAGGACTCAAGGCTGCCGGTGGGGTCAGACCATAATCCACCTCGCCCGCTAAAAGCGTTGCCTTACATACCCCACACTGCCCACCACGACAACTATAGGGAAGGTGGATCCCCTGACGTAGGGCCGCTTCCAGGACGGTTTCGGACGGCTCTGCCGTCATTTCATGACCACTGGATTCAATACGGACAACGAAACTCATGAGTACCACTCTCTGTAATGTTAAGAAGATGAGCATCCAAAAATAACTGTTAAAGCCTCAGTCCAGGAGTCTTTACAAATCACACGTCTCCATCTTTTCTGGGAAATGCCCAGGTGCGTTTATGATTTTTTTGATCCTATCGCTACAATAGTGGTATCGACCTGATGAATTGGTATAAATCACCGACGATACTTCATCGCCAACTCCGTGATATTCGGGCGAATCAACCCCCATAGTTTTCACCATGGCGATCCCATGTCCATTGGAATCGAACATCCGTTTGGGATCTTATTCTAAATAACCCAAGTTGCTACCTATGCGGTGAGAAACGAAAAAGCCCCTCTCCCGGAGGG
This window harbors:
- a CDS encoding hypothetical protein (Evidence 5 : Unknown function), giving the protein MLEKILRKYEAIWLHCGDSLILVDVESERLLDANPQVEYLLKRSLNDIRRLHYTALHPTDQLHQTQRAFGNPEITIDLDILRPDGTQIPVQISTGTFLDDNGHLLAVENLHYHRAHLNSALIINSDL
- the lolC gene encoding Lipoprotein-releasing system transmembrane protein LolC — translated: MFLPLQFWIGLRYARARRRNHFISFISLISMAGIAVGVAVLITVVAVMNGFEKEVRQGILGTVAHATLSGLNGTLSNWEEAARIAAAHPEVTAVAPFITGGAMIAEGRKVSGVMVRGILPKTEIQVADIGNHLVSGSLEDLVQNGQGIILGRVLAERLGVGIGQQITLVTAREDTPGTDALPKLSRHSVVGLFDLGMRQYDSGLVLLHLTDAARLFGLGDRISGLRLKVVDLYQARRIVHEVAQALPKRATVSDWTRQNANFFIALSQQRQMMFIIFGLIVGVAAFNIVSTLVMVVTDKAAAIAILRTLGMTRAGVIAVFIVQGGLIGLVGTLAGIAGGAALALHVESLVAAIEARFGIQFLAPDVYPISRLPSDLHWADVAHIGLIAFALSLLATLYPAWRAASTRPAEALRYE
- a CDS encoding CDP-4-dehydro-6-deoxyglucose reductase, E3, giving the protein MSFVVRIESSGHEMTAEPSETVLEAALRQGIHLPYSCRGGQCGVCKATLLAGEVDYGLTPPAALSPAEQKAGVALLCKALPRSDLHLQVREVKQAKDIQVRILPCRVEKKELLAPEVIRLFLRLPASERLPFLAGQYIEFLLPENRRRAFSLANPPQHDELLELHIRQVAGGQFSSQVFQEMPEKSILRIQGPLGSFTFQEESDRPAILMAGGTGFAPVKAILEYAFLEGVKRPLHLYWGARARPDLYLDELPRQWTQQYPNFRYTPVLSEPNIADNWEGRTGLVHSAVMTDYPDLSRYEIYACGPPPLVAAGLDAFAACGLPRQYYYSDSFEYAKDPSNVAST